One Brassica napus cultivar Da-Ae chromosome C2, Da-Ae, whole genome shotgun sequence DNA window includes the following coding sequences:
- the LOC106374134 gene encoding uncharacterized protein LOC106374134 — translation MEGMMILTHECNAIIQRLDVPRKLVDPGCFTLPCALGPMVFERCMCDLGASKKCKLSLVLADRSVKIPVGILEDLPLMVGNFEIPTDFVVLEMGEEAQDPLILGRPFLATAGAIVNVRQGKINLHLGQGNILHFDINEVMKKPTI, via the exons atggagggcatgatgatCCTTACCCACGAGTGCAATGCCATTATCCAGAGGTTAGATGTTCCGAGGAAGCTAGTGGATCCAGGATGTTTCACCTTACCTTGTGCTCTAGGACCCATGGTTTTTGAGCGGTGTATGTGCGATCTTGGAGCTAGT aagaagtgtaaactctctttgGTGTTGGCTGATAGATCAGTGAAGATTCCTGTTGGTATCTTAGAAGATCTTCCCTTGATGGTTGGTAACTTTGAGATCCCtactgattttgttgtgttgGAGATGGGGGAGGAAGCCCAAGACCCTTTGATCCTTGGAAGACCATTCTTAgccacagcaggagctattgtgaATGTTAGACAAGGAAAGATTAATCTACATCTTGGACAAGggaacatcctccactttgacatcaatgaAGTGATGAAGAAGCCAACCATCTAG